From a region of the Novipirellula aureliae genome:
- the radC gene encoding RadC family protein, translating to MPVSRRERLTRVLKPLAELPQFSIEEAKETCESSTRTVHDTIKDLVREGYLEHTVADEISRYRWCKELDFEPEKWIDQQIHGVQVTQTPEQDRPRERLLRDGAVQLSNADLLAILIRVGVRGESAVVGGGLIANRFAARLQDLPKCHKEDLRDVSRAVTKASYAQIMAGIELGRRVAEAETNNRLAKAKITSSQAAIEFCSQEFARLASDAVQEEFHIVSLDTKHKPIRTHRITVGTLDASLVHPREVFRPAIRDSASAILLVHNHPSGDPTPSREDHQVTDQLTEAGKLLGITVLDHIVVASERSLSIREQ from the coding sequence ATGCCAGTATCTCGACGCGAACGTTTGACCCGAGTCTTGAAGCCGCTCGCTGAGTTGCCTCAGTTTTCGATCGAAGAAGCTAAAGAAACCTGTGAATCCTCTACCCGAACGGTTCACGACACGATCAAGGACCTGGTTCGCGAAGGGTATTTAGAGCACACGGTTGCAGACGAGATTTCACGCTATCGATGGTGTAAAGAGCTTGACTTTGAACCGGAGAAATGGATCGACCAACAAATTCATGGTGTTCAAGTAACTCAGACACCCGAACAAGATCGTCCCCGGGAAAGATTGCTTCGCGACGGTGCAGTCCAGCTTAGCAATGCCGACCTCTTAGCGATCCTAATTCGCGTCGGTGTTCGGGGCGAATCGGCAGTCGTCGGGGGCGGTTTGATCGCCAATCGCTTTGCCGCTCGTTTGCAAGATTTGCCGAAGTGCCACAAAGAGGATTTAAGGGACGTTAGCCGAGCTGTGACCAAGGCAAGTTACGCCCAAATCATGGCTGGCATTGAACTCGGCCGTCGCGTCGCCGAAGCGGAGACGAATAACCGCCTAGCGAAAGCGAAAATCACCAGTAGCCAAGCGGCCATTGAATTTTGTTCACAAGAGTTTGCACGTCTGGCTAGCGACGCGGTACAAGAAGAATTCCACATCGTGTCACTCGATACCAAACACAAACCGATTCGAACCCACCGCATCACGGTCGGCACACTCGACGCTAGCTTGGTTCATCCGCGAGAAGTTTTCCGGCCAGCCATTCGCGATTCGGCTTCCGCGATTCTGTTGGTGCATAACCACCCCAGTGGCGATCCAACACCAAGTCGAGAAGACCATCAAGTGACCGATCAATTGACCGAAGCGGGTAAGCTTTTGGGCATCACGGTTCTCGATCATATCGTCGTCGCCTCCGAACGAAGCCTGAGTATCCGCGAGCAGTAA
- a CDS encoding SDR family oxidoreductase — MIDLTGKVALVTGGSRGIGHACAVRLAEAGADIVLNYVTSQTAANEVALKIRQLGRRVAVVKADVSEPDDATSMCEFIDQQWGKLDILVNNAATGGFRPLLSTQPKHFVTTMKTNVMALINLMQAAVKLLEKSEGRAKVVCLSSHGAYMALPMYGAVGGSKAALESYARHFAQELGGRGINVNILRAGLVETDSTRKMPFSDIMFAGRGTRSMTGDRFLTADDVADSVLFLSSPLSDLVQGETLTVDCGTAAHA; from the coding sequence ATGATCGATTTAACTGGAAAAGTAGCCCTTGTGACTGGCGGTTCTCGCGGTATCGGACATGCCTGCGCTGTACGTTTGGCCGAAGCAGGTGCCGATATTGTGCTGAACTATGTCACCAGCCAAACGGCGGCGAATGAAGTGGCCCTGAAAATTCGCCAGCTCGGTAGACGCGTCGCCGTGGTAAAGGCGGACGTCAGTGAACCCGATGACGCTACGAGCATGTGCGAATTCATCGATCAACAATGGGGCAAGCTTGACATACTTGTTAACAATGCTGCGACAGGCGGTTTTCGGCCACTGCTTTCAACGCAGCCAAAGCACTTTGTAACAACAATGAAGACCAATGTGATGGCTCTGATCAATTTGATGCAAGCAGCTGTCAAGCTACTCGAAAAATCAGAGGGACGTGCGAAAGTCGTTTGTCTATCGAGTCATGGCGCCTACATGGCACTGCCGATGTATGGTGCCGTCGGTGGTAGCAAGGCGGCCTTGGAGAGCTATGCGAGGCATTTTGCGCAGGAGCTTGGTGGTCGAGGCATCAATGTGAACATTCTGAGAGCTGGTTTGGTGGAAACCGATTCGACTCGCAAAATGCCGTTTAGCGACATCATGTTTGCCGGTCGCGGGACACGAAGCATGACCGGCGATCGATTCTTGACCGCGGATGATGTAGCGGATTCTGTCCTGTTTCTCTCGAGTCCCCTCAGTGATTTGGTACAAGGCGAAACGCTGACTGTTGATTGTGGTACAGCGGCACACGCGTAG
- a CDS encoding 4'-phosphopantetheinyl transferase family protein, which translates to MNASDILVETPRPPVSAHHAAKGVLRGEIPGDPTNWLSERERDALAGLRDGTRRDDWLLGRWMAKKVYIVVASRLSNRLFPTPRLTHIEVLPDFVNSLPSRPRLVVNGVESEFGISISHSDRRVLAAIADRSLVRIGVDLVDGRSVNDGFLKLWFTAQEQDFLSTQRYFAMRFWGAKESSYKALQLGERFVPSALEVRVIDDDVWQCHYANQNTSCQVELTPVGRDSWAVVATALPTKSPH; encoded by the coding sequence ATGAACGCGAGCGACATCCTCGTTGAAACTCCGCGTCCGCCAGTGAGTGCTCATCACGCGGCGAAGGGGGTGCTGCGCGGCGAGATACCGGGTGACCCGACCAACTGGCTCAGTGAGCGCGAGCGTGACGCATTGGCGGGGCTTCGCGACGGAACGCGTCGCGACGATTGGTTGCTCGGTCGTTGGATGGCGAAAAAGGTCTATATTGTCGTGGCGTCAAGGTTGTCGAACCGACTTTTCCCCACTCCCCGACTAACACATATTGAAGTTTTGCCAGATTTCGTCAACTCGCTCCCGTCACGACCTCGACTCGTTGTCAATGGTGTCGAATCAGAGTTTGGCATTTCAATTTCGCACTCTGATCGCCGCGTTCTCGCTGCAATCGCCGATCGATCGTTGGTTCGCATTGGCGTCGATCTCGTTGACGGACGATCGGTCAACGACGGATTCCTAAAGCTCTGGTTCACCGCCCAAGAGCAAGACTTTTTGAGCACACAGCGTTATTTTGCCATGCGGTTCTGGGGGGCGAAGGAATCGAGCTACAAGGCATTGCAGCTGGGCGAGCGATTCGTTCCGTCCGCGTTGGAAGTCCGCGTAATCGACGATGATGTCTGGCAATGCCACTATGCAAATCAAAACACCTCATGTCAGGTTGAACTGACCCCTGTTGGAAGAGACTCATGGGCCGTCGTCGCAACAGCGTTGCCGACGAAGTCACCTCATTGA
- a CDS encoding PAS domain-containing protein codes for MNQIPSGEPNPQEIDLPEQIVVHRSRPKKPRKLKSIQITKPNARLVEMCVVRKDRQGHIHFANDHFCQMIGRSKDDIVGKTDFDLFHDKAAQASVELDQKVMANGQSQHVIEAHHFVDGTCRYIEVLRRPTFRDDGNINGIEVICWDITDQKTLESKWKQSDFLLDTLLKNVPDAIYFKDQKSRFIRISNALARIFCLSDPADTIGTTDADFFGDEHARGAFNDERKIMETGEPLIAQIERENYADREDTWCSTTKLPLYDPNGKIIGTFGISRDVTKEIRAEQELAHERDLLKTITTNIPDLIYIKDRHGRFVTGNAALLEHFGLESVDELVGKTDYDFLPTQMACNSVADDQIVMRSCEPMLAQEEASQRTDGTEIWLSTTKVPLCNDEGNATGMVGIGRDITRRKRADEELRAAKDAADAANRAKSEFLANMSHEIRTPMNGIIGMTELLSATSLNDEQREFLGLVQESAASLLRLLNDILDFSKMEAGRMELEEVEFNLRDCIGKAIKLLTLKADEKGLELLGRIDPSIPNELIGDPGRLRQIIVNFVGNAIKFTNHGEVVVDVNPQEFNDDSVRLHVTIRDTGIGIPIEKQKQIFEKFSQADASTTRQFGGTGLGLTISSRLIELMDGRVWVESQPGLGTTFHFQIRLGIVADQTPRQPTELSRLAGMHVLVVDDNSTNRRILQEILMQWHMRPVLAEDGRRGIDIVTQAKEDREPFGMILLDYHMPEMDGMEFAKKLKADCDGAYGPIIILSSSMSGLDPPTLKELGVKRYMTKPVIASELLEAVLGVMGFADAKATVEAEPEMQPQTPRKILLVEDGVVNQRVARGFLDKWGHQVSIAINGREAVEKVKAESYDLILMDIQMPELNGFEATAQIREMEKETSQHRYIVAMTAEAMKGDRERCINAGMDDYVSKPFDLKDLRRVIDESAKFEQHANRPNRESNKMVEENTEADEQPTKDADNGFQWEQLLKNCGGDETLLLGISEAYIDEAIDLLSQMRKAIESDDRKTLSRTAHTLKGASGYFGIEAINEAIELFESVIGAGNPTKIQEAFAQVEEHCLRLVDVLKKQQG; via the coding sequence ATGAATCAAATACCCTCTGGCGAGCCGAACCCGCAAGAAATCGATCTGCCAGAGCAAATCGTCGTCCATCGCTCTCGCCCGAAGAAACCGAGAAAGCTGAAGTCGATTCAGATCACCAAGCCGAACGCTCGGCTCGTTGAGATGTGCGTCGTCCGAAAGGATCGTCAGGGGCATATTCATTTTGCGAACGACCACTTTTGCCAAATGATTGGTCGGTCGAAAGATGACATAGTGGGCAAGACGGACTTCGATCTTTTTCACGACAAGGCCGCTCAAGCATCTGTCGAACTCGACCAAAAGGTCATGGCGAATGGACAAAGCCAGCACGTCATCGAAGCGCATCACTTTGTCGATGGCACATGTCGCTATATCGAGGTACTGAGACGTCCGACCTTCCGTGACGATGGAAACATCAATGGGATCGAAGTGATCTGCTGGGATATCACGGATCAAAAGACGTTGGAATCGAAATGGAAACAATCCGATTTCCTGCTCGACACACTACTAAAAAATGTTCCGGACGCGATCTACTTTAAGGACCAGAAAAGTCGTTTCATTCGAATCAGTAACGCTCTTGCTCGAATCTTCTGCTTGTCAGATCCAGCCGATACAATTGGCACAACGGATGCTGATTTCTTCGGTGACGAACACGCCCGAGGCGCGTTCAATGACGAACGCAAAATCATGGAGACCGGCGAACCATTGATCGCGCAGATCGAACGGGAAAATTACGCGGATCGGGAGGACACATGGTGCTCGACAACCAAGTTGCCGCTCTATGATCCCAATGGAAAAATCATTGGCACGTTTGGCATTTCTCGTGATGTAACCAAAGAGATCCGCGCTGAACAAGAACTCGCTCATGAACGAGACCTGCTCAAAACCATTACAACCAACATCCCCGATCTGATTTATATCAAAGATCGTCATGGCCGATTCGTTACCGGGAATGCGGCCCTGCTCGAACACTTTGGACTGGAATCGGTTGATGAATTGGTTGGAAAGACCGACTACGATTTTCTACCCACCCAAATGGCTTGCAACAGTGTTGCCGATGATCAAATCGTGATGCGTTCGTGCGAACCGATGCTTGCTCAGGAAGAGGCGTCTCAGCGCACCGATGGGACGGAGATCTGGCTTTCCACCACCAAGGTTCCATTGTGCAACGACGAGGGAAACGCCACCGGCATGGTCGGCATTGGCCGCGACATCACTCGTCGTAAACGCGCTGACGAAGAGCTACGTGCAGCGAAGGATGCTGCGGATGCTGCGAACCGAGCCAAGAGCGAATTTCTGGCGAATATGAGCCATGAAATCCGAACGCCGATGAATGGCATCATCGGAATGACCGAGCTTCTCTCTGCGACTTCCCTCAACGACGAGCAACGTGAATTCTTGGGTTTAGTGCAAGAATCGGCTGCGTCTCTGCTGAGACTGCTTAACGACATTTTGGACTTTTCTAAAATGGAAGCCGGACGGATGGAGCTTGAAGAAGTCGAGTTCAATCTTCGTGATTGCATCGGCAAAGCAATCAAACTTTTGACACTCAAAGCCGACGAAAAAGGCTTAGAACTGCTAGGCCGAATCGATCCTTCGATTCCAAATGAATTGATCGGTGATCCAGGCCGGCTGAGACAGATCATTGTCAATTTTGTCGGCAACGCGATCAAATTCACCAATCACGGTGAAGTCGTCGTCGACGTCAATCCACAGGAATTCAACGATGATTCCGTACGGCTTCATGTAACCATTCGCGATACCGGAATTGGAATCCCGATCGAAAAACAGAAGCAGATTTTCGAAAAATTCTCGCAGGCCGACGCCTCGACCACTCGTCAATTTGGTGGCACCGGCTTGGGCTTGACCATTTCCTCTCGCTTGATCGAGTTGATGGATGGTCGCGTTTGGGTTGAAAGTCAACCCGGATTGGGGACGACGTTCCATTTCCAAATCCGCCTAGGCATCGTCGCCGATCAGACTCCACGTCAGCCAACCGAGTTGTCTCGATTGGCCGGCATGCACGTTCTAGTGGTTGACGACAACTCGACCAACCGGCGTATTTTGCAAGAGATTCTGATGCAATGGCATATGCGTCCCGTGTTGGCCGAGGATGGTCGGAGGGGGATCGATATCGTCACCCAAGCCAAGGAGGATCGAGAACCGTTTGGAATGATCTTGCTCGACTACCATATGCCTGAAATGGATGGGATGGAGTTTGCCAAGAAATTGAAGGCGGACTGCGACGGTGCTTACGGGCCGATCATCATTCTGTCGTCTTCGATGAGCGGACTCGATCCGCCGACATTGAAAGAATTGGGTGTCAAACGCTATATGACCAAACCCGTGATTGCGTCGGAACTACTCGAGGCAGTTCTGGGAGTGATGGGCTTTGCCGATGCGAAAGCAACCGTTGAGGCAGAGCCTGAAATGCAACCGCAAACGCCACGCAAAATACTGCTCGTGGAAGACGGAGTGGTCAACCAGCGGGTTGCACGCGGTTTTTTGGATAAGTGGGGGCATCAAGTCTCCATTGCAATCAATGGTCGCGAAGCGGTTGAGAAGGTAAAAGCGGAGTCGTACGATCTGATTTTAATGGATATTCAAATGCCTGAGCTTAACGGCTTCGAAGCGACCGCTCAAATTCGCGAAATGGAAAAAGAGACAAGCCAGCATCGCTATATCGTCGCAATGACTGCCGAGGCGATGAAAGGAGATCGTGAACGATGTATCAATGCAGGCATGGACGACTATGTTTCAAAACCATTCGACTTAAAGGACCTGAGAAGAGTGATCGACGAGAGTGCGAAGTTTGAGCAACATGCCAATCGGCCCAATCGAGAATCAAACAAAATGGTTGAAGAGAATACGGAAGCTGACGAACAACCGACCAAGGACGCCGACAACGGTTTCCAGTGGGAGCAATTGTTAAAGAATTGCGGGGGTGATGAAACACTACTCCTCGGAATCTCCGAAGCATACATTGATGAAGCGATCGATCTGCTCAGCCAAATGCGAAAAGCGATCGAATCCGACGATAGGAAAACGTTATCGCGAACCGCTCACACACTCAAAGGCGCTTCCGGTTACTTTGGCATCGAAGCAATCAACGAGGCCATTGAATTATTTGAATCGGTGATCGGTGCGGGCAATCCAACGAAGATACAAGAAGCGTTTGCGCAAGTGGAGGAACATTGCCTGCGTTTAGTGGATGTGCTTAAAAAACAGCAGGGCTAA
- the aroB gene encoding 3-dehydroquinate synthase: MLSGSQTPDSSLVEVSLDNRSYRIEIGTDSIGEFCQSILSALGDMSHAMVISDEAVETRWAMPIASSIAKAKTDSGDEVRVNLISIPSGETSKSFEQLDKLWQWMLESSCDRRSVVIAIGGGVIGDLAGFAAATFTRGIRFVQVPTTLLAMVDSSVGGKTGINLPTAKNMVGAFWQPSLVCIDTAILSTLPDRDFRSGLGEVVKYGVIDDAEFFHWLENNASALADRDDDAVRYAVAKSCQSKASVVGEDERETTGRRAILNYGHTFAHAIEATAGYGNVLHGEAVAIGMQMAASLAIELKLCEPDLLDRQTKLLKACGLPTTFAAADPQAMLPVMRRDKKVSHGNLRFVLPERIGSVLLLGDIQESGVINAINACKA, translated from the coding sequence ATGCTATCCGGTTCGCAAACCCCTGATTCCTCTCTTGTTGAAGTCTCTCTCGATAATCGCAGCTATCGAATTGAAATTGGAACCGATTCGATTGGAGAATTTTGCCAATCCATTCTTTCTGCATTGGGGGATATGTCGCATGCAATGGTGATTTCCGACGAAGCGGTTGAAACGCGTTGGGCGATGCCAATCGCCAGCAGCATTGCCAAGGCGAAGACCGACTCAGGCGATGAGGTTCGCGTTAATTTGATCTCCATTCCCTCGGGCGAAACGAGCAAGTCGTTCGAACAACTAGACAAATTGTGGCAATGGATGCTGGAAAGTTCCTGTGATCGTCGCAGTGTGGTGATCGCGATTGGCGGCGGCGTGATCGGCGATTTGGCTGGCTTTGCCGCTGCCACATTCACTCGCGGTATTCGGTTTGTCCAAGTCCCTACGACGCTGTTGGCAATGGTTGACAGCAGTGTTGGTGGAAAAACGGGAATCAATTTGCCGACAGCAAAGAATATGGTCGGGGCCTTTTGGCAACCGTCATTGGTGTGTATCGATACGGCAATCCTCTCGACACTTCCCGATCGTGATTTTCGCAGTGGCTTGGGGGAAGTCGTCAAGTATGGTGTGATCGACGATGCCGAATTTTTCCATTGGCTAGAAAACAATGCGTCCGCTTTGGCCGATCGCGATGACGATGCGGTTCGCTACGCCGTCGCCAAAAGCTGTCAATCGAAAGCAAGCGTGGTGGGGGAGGATGAGCGAGAGACGACTGGACGACGGGCAATCCTCAACTACGGACACACGTTCGCACATGCGATCGAAGCAACCGCTGGCTACGGTAATGTTTTGCACGGCGAAGCGGTCGCGATTGGGATGCAGATGGCAGCATCCTTGGCAATCGAATTGAAACTCTGCGAACCTGACCTCCTTGACCGGCAAACCAAATTACTCAAAGCGTGTGGATTGCCAACAACCTTCGCCGCAGCCGATCCCCAAGCGATGCTTCCCGTGATGAGGCGGGACAAGAAAGTGTCTCATGGTAACCTTCGCTTTGTCCTGCCCGAACGGATCGGGTCGGTGTTGTTACTCGGAGACATTCAAGAATCAGGCGTCATCAACGCGATCAATGCTTGTAAAGCATGA